In one window of Chryseobacterium viscerum DNA:
- the lgt gene encoding prolipoprotein diacylglyceryl transferase: MWDPSKGLHIGSFTLHFYSLMFVFAFGFGYVLMTRIFKIDNINQRYLEPLFTWTLIGTILGARLGHVIFYQPELFKEDFWSVFLPISTKNGLKFTGFSGLASHGATIALIFTTLYYSFKVIRKNPFWVYDRLGIVVALGGAFVRMGNFFNSEIVGKPADPNSPFALLFPQQSSEYGLTVPRYPSQLFEAVGYVLLFILLWILYRKTDKKYQQGWLFGLFFIILWAIRFFVEFLKEPQGDEFIQIGGLNTGQVLSIPFMIAGVVIMIVSKKFKITPEENEKPEYIEKA, translated from the coding sequence ATATGGGACCCTTCAAAAGGACTTCATATCGGATCATTTACCCTTCACTTTTATAGTTTGATGTTTGTATTTGCATTTGGTTTCGGATATGTTTTAATGACCAGAATTTTTAAGATTGACAATATTAACCAAAGATATCTTGAACCTCTTTTCACATGGACATTAATTGGGACAATCCTTGGGGCAAGATTAGGACATGTTATTTTTTATCAGCCTGAATTGTTTAAAGAGGATTTCTGGAGTGTATTTTTACCAATCAGTACAAAGAATGGATTAAAATTCACCGGATTTTCAGGACTGGCGAGCCACGGTGCTACTATCGCTTTGATTTTCACCACCCTTTATTATTCATTTAAAGTCATCAGAAAAAATCCATTCTGGGTTTATGACAGATTAGGTATTGTAGTAGCTTTAGGAGGTGCTTTTGTAAGAATGGGGAACTTTTTCAATTCTGAAATCGTAGGTAAACCTGCAGATCCAAATTCTCCTTTTGCCTTGCTTTTCCCACAGCAAAGCAGTGAATATGGTCTTACTGTGCCCCGTTATCCAAGTCAGCTATTTGAAGCTGTAGGATACGTTCTTCTTTTCATTTTATTATGGATACTTTACAGAAAGACAGATAAAAAATATCAGCAGGGATGGTTGTTCGGTTTGTTCTTTATCATTCTCTGGGCCATCAGATTCTTTGTTGAGTTCCTTAAAGAGCCGCAAGGTGACGAATTCATCCAGATTGGCGGCCTGAATACAGGCCAGGTACTTTCTATTCCGTTTATGATTGCAGGAGTTGTTATCATGATCGTTTCTAAGAAATTTAAGATCACTCCGGAAGAAAACGAGAAACCTGAATACATTGAAAAAGCGTAA
- a CDS encoding GLPGLI family protein, translating to MKRISTLMALLILALVQAQTHRFIYELQYKMDSTETTYEKLNMILDITPKEVKFYGRNLITTDSLNKKFGTNNSHTDMSGQVVKRKINSFDNENFINIKNGYYSFKTTDKVNWTISNETKKVENYTLQKATTRFGGRNWTAWFCKDIPFNEGPFKFRGLPGLIFELSDTKKNFIYHLIKSQELTQVYPTDDFLESNFGNKAISINEKQKYKLIMEFYNDPFAFERNNFNKANNDLKININGKEIHTVDELNTQTKNMQEVIRKYNNPLEIDKAVHYKE from the coding sequence ATGAAACGTATTTCCACCTTAATGGCATTGCTTATTTTAGCTTTGGTCCAGGCTCAGACGCATCGGTTTATTTATGAACTGCAATATAAGATGGATTCTACAGAAACCACTTATGAAAAACTGAATATGATTCTGGATATTACCCCAAAAGAGGTTAAGTTTTACGGAAGAAATCTGATCACAACAGATTCTTTAAATAAAAAATTCGGGACGAATAACAGCCATACCGACATGTCAGGGCAGGTAGTGAAAAGAAAAATCAATTCTTTTGATAACGAAAATTTCATCAATATCAAAAACGGATATTATTCTTTTAAAACCACAGATAAAGTAAACTGGACCATTTCCAATGAAACCAAAAAAGTAGAAAATTACACTTTACAAAAGGCAACTACCCGATTCGGAGGAAGAAACTGGACCGCATGGTTCTGTAAAGATATTCCTTTTAATGAAGGACCTTTTAAATTCCGCGGATTACCAGGTTTAATCTTTGAACTGTCTGACACAAAGAAAAATTTCATTTATCACCTTATCAAAAGTCAGGAACTAACACAAGTTTACCCTACAGATGATTTTCTTGAATCCAATTTCGGAAATAAAGCTATTTCTATCAATGAAAAGCAGAAGTATAAACTGATCATGGAGTTTTATAATGATCCTTTTGCTTTTGAAAGAAACAATTTCAACAAAGCTAACAATGATCTTAAAATTAATATCAATGGAAAAGAAATTCACACCGTGGATGAGCTGAACACCCAAACCAAAAACATGCAGGAAGTGATAAGAAAATACAATAATCCACTAGAGATCGATAAGGCGGTTCATTATAAAGAATAA
- the mscL gene encoding large conductance mechanosensitive channel protein MscL, which produces MGFVKEFKEFAFKGNVLDLAVGVIIGAAFGKIVSSLVEDVITPLILNPALKAAGAENIAKLSWNGVAYGNFISAVISFLCIAMVLFWIIKFANKVNKKEAPAPAGPTEDQKLLTEIRDLLKSKNI; this is translated from the coding sequence ATGGGATTTGTAAAAGAATTTAAAGAATTTGCCTTTAAGGGGAATGTTCTCGATCTGGCTGTCGGTGTGATCATTGGTGCAGCTTTTGGTAAAATTGTTTCGTCTTTAGTGGAAGATGTCATTACCCCTCTGATACTCAACCCGGCATTGAAAGCCGCCGGTGCAGAAAACATTGCAAAACTTTCATGGAATGGTGTTGCTTACGGAAATTTTATTTCAGCCGTAATCAGTTTCCTTTGTATTGCTATGGTTCTTTTCTGGATCATTAAATTCGCCAATAAAGTCAACAAAAAAGAAGCTCCGGCTCCTGCAGGACCTACAGAAGATCAAAAATTACTGACAGAGATCAGAGATTTGTTGAAAAGCAAAAATATATAA
- the yidD gene encoding membrane protein insertion efficiency factor YidD, whose protein sequence is MKLTFNKIITFPLVILIKFYQWFISPLLPKNCRYEPTCSHYMIESLRVHGIFKGFWLGFKRILRCQPWGGSGYDPVPPKHKCQ, encoded by the coding sequence TTGAAACTTACATTCAATAAAATCATTACATTTCCGCTGGTAATTTTGATAAAATTTTACCAATGGTTCATCTCGCCCTTACTTCCCAAAAACTGCCGCTACGAACCTACCTGTTCTCATTATATGATTGAGTCTCTCCGGGTTCATGGGATCTTTAAAGGTTTCTGGCTGGGATTTAAAAGGATTTTAAGGTGCCAGCCATGGGGAGGCAGCGGTTATGATCCCGTTCCACCCAAACATAAATGTCAATAA
- a CDS encoding voltage-gated chloride channel family protein: protein MSKSQRTLGKKAVFHTHFFFRKFPALLYIFKWLLISIIVGALVGSASAGFLQSLEWATNFRENHLWLIALLPAAGFLIGLIYYYFGKDIEAGNNLLIDTIHEPKGIIPFKMAPFVYLGTMVTHFFGGSAGREGTALQMAGAIADQFTKPFKLDRNERKILIIAAIAAGFGSVFGTPLAGAVFGLEVFLIGRIRYNAIFPAFASAILADWATNLWNVKHTHYHIDFIPKLEFLPILYSILAGIVFGICAAAFSKTIHWMGSVFKSKITYPPLRPVAGGVIIALAVFAMGTTRYIGLGIPVIVESFEKQLPLYDFALKMIFTIVTLSAGFKGGEVTPLFFIGATLGSALSLFIPLPFGLLAGMGFVAVFAGATNTPLACMLMGIELFGAECGVYVAIACVVSYLLSGHNSIYTKQKIGEAKNRRFESQQDKSVSDFL, encoded by the coding sequence ATGTCAAAAAGTCAAAGAACACTTGGTAAAAAAGCAGTTTTTCACACTCATTTTTTCTTCAGAAAATTTCCGGCTCTGCTTTATATTTTCAAATGGCTGCTCATCAGTATTATTGTTGGTGCTTTGGTAGGAAGCGCTTCAGCAGGATTTTTGCAATCATTGGAATGGGCAACGAATTTCAGGGAAAATCATCTCTGGCTGATCGCACTGCTTCCGGCAGCTGGATTCCTGATAGGACTTATCTACTATTATTTCGGAAAAGATATTGAAGCAGGAAACAACCTGTTGATTGATACCATTCATGAGCCCAAAGGAATTATTCCGTTTAAAATGGCACCTTTTGTTTATCTCGGAACGATGGTAACCCATTTCTTCGGAGGCTCTGCAGGCCGTGAAGGAACAGCTCTTCAAATGGCAGGTGCTATTGCTGATCAGTTTACAAAACCTTTTAAGCTTGACAGAAATGAAAGAAAAATATTAATTATCGCTGCTATTGCTGCCGGATTTGGTTCTGTTTTTGGGACTCCACTGGCAGGAGCAGTATTTGGTCTTGAGGTTTTTCTGATCGGAAGAATTCGTTATAATGCCATTTTTCCTGCATTTGCTTCTGCAATTCTGGCGGACTGGGCTACCAATCTATGGAATGTAAAACATACCCATTATCATATTGATTTCATCCCAAAACTTGAGTTTTTACCAATTCTCTACAGCATTCTGGCAGGAATCGTCTTCGGAATCTGTGCCGCAGCTTTCAGTAAAACTATCCACTGGATGGGTTCCGTTTTCAAATCAAAAATTACATATCCTCCGCTTCGTCCTGTAGCAGGTGGAGTTATCATTGCCTTAGCTGTTTTTGCGATGGGGACGACCCGATATATCGGATTGGGAATTCCCGTGATTGTAGAATCTTTTGAGAAGCAGCTTCCTTTGTATGATTTTGCTTTAAAAATGATTTTTACGATTGTTACACTTTCAGCTGGATTCAAAGGTGGAGAAGTCACTCCCTTATTCTTTATCGGAGCTACATTAGGCAGCGCTTTGTCTCTCTTTATTCCTTTGCCGTTCGGATTATTAGCAGGAATGGGATTTGTTGCGGTATTTGCAGGAGCCACCAATACTCCTTTAGCCTGTATGTTGATGGGAATTGAATTATTTGGAGCAGAATGCGGTGTGTATGTCGCTATTGCCTGTGTTGTATCTTATCTTCTTTCAGGGCACAACAGTATTTATACCAAACAGAAAATTGGAGAAGCAAAAAACAGAAGATTTGAAAGCCAGCAGGATAAGTCTGTTTCGGATTTTTTATGA
- a CDS encoding replication-associated recombination protein A, producing the protein MNQNIPLAEKLRPKTLNDVLGQEHLTGDKGTIRKMIENNTLNSLILWGPPGTGKTTLAEIISEQSGRKFYKLSAVSSGVKDVRDVIDDAKKQNLFSGKSPILFIDEIHRFNKSQQDSLLHAVEKGWIVLIGATTENPSFEVVSALLSRSQVYILKALSYEKLEELIDIASERYNKDEGTDFKILEKEAFIQYSGGDARKLINSVELVLNQYKNSNTTEIINTDVLEVLQETMALYDKNGEQHYDIISAFIKSMRGGDPNGAVYWLARMIAGGEDIKFIARRMLILAAEDVGLANPNALVVANNCFQAINVIGNPEARIILSETAVYLAVSPKSNSAYMAINEALALVKQTGNLPVPLHLRNAPTKLMKDLDYGKEYKYAHSYEGNFVEQDFLPEEIRNVKLYEPGNNATEKKIYEELKKKWNNKY; encoded by the coding sequence TTGAATCAAAATATTCCATTAGCTGAAAAATTAAGACCCAAAACCCTGAATGATGTATTGGGACAGGAACACCTTACCGGCGATAAAGGAACAATCAGAAAAATGATTGAAAATAATACCCTGAATTCGCTGATTCTTTGGGGGCCTCCAGGAACCGGGAAAACAACATTGGCTGAAATTATTTCAGAACAGTCAGGAAGGAAATTCTATAAACTTTCTGCGGTTTCTTCCGGAGTAAAAGATGTTCGTGATGTCATTGATGATGCTAAAAAACAGAATCTGTTTTCAGGAAAATCACCCATCTTATTTATTGATGAGATTCATCGCTTCAATAAATCTCAGCAGGATTCATTGCTGCATGCAGTAGAAAAAGGCTGGATTGTTCTGATAGGAGCGACTACGGAGAACCCAAGCTTTGAAGTAGTTTCAGCTTTGCTTTCAAGAAGTCAGGTCTATATTTTAAAAGCCCTGAGTTATGAAAAACTGGAGGAATTGATTGATATTGCTTCTGAAAGATATAATAAAGATGAAGGAACTGATTTTAAAATCCTTGAAAAAGAAGCCTTCATTCAATATTCGGGCGGTGATGCCAGAAAGTTAATCAATTCTGTAGAGTTGGTTTTGAATCAATATAAAAATTCAAACACAACAGAAATCATCAATACTGATGTTCTTGAAGTTCTTCAGGAAACAATGGCGCTGTATGATAAAAACGGTGAGCAGCATTATGATATTATTTCAGCTTTTATCAAGTCAATGCGTGGTGGTGATCCCAATGGAGCGGTGTATTGGCTGGCAAGAATGATTGCCGGGGGAGAAGATATTAAATTTATTGCCCGTAGAATGCTCATTCTGGCTGCTGAGGATGTGGGACTGGCTAATCCGAATGCGCTGGTGGTTGCCAACAATTGTTTTCAGGCGATCAATGTGATCGGAAATCCGGAAGCGAGAATTATATTAAGTGAAACAGCCGTATATCTTGCGGTTTCTCCTAAAAGCAATTCTGCTTATATGGCCATTAATGAAGCGCTGGCTTTAGTGAAGCAAACCGGAAATCTGCCGGTACCGCTTCATTTGAGAAATGCTCCTACAAAACTGATGAAAGACCTGGACTATGGAAAAGAATATAAATATGCACATTCTTATGAAGGGAATTTTGTAGAACAGGACTTTCTTCCTGAAGAAATCAGGAATGTGAAATTGTATGAACCCGGAAATAATGCTACGGAAAAGAAGATTTATGAGGAACTAAAGAAAAAATGGAACAATAAATATTAA
- the idi gene encoding isopentenyl-diphosphate Delta-isomerase: protein MEEFVVLVNPEDEVLGLMEKQQAHINGLLHRAFSVFLFNSKGEMLLQKRASGKYHSPNQWTNAVCSHPRHGETYKEGAIRRLKEELGIEAELSEKFNFIYKADVGGGLWEHELDHVFVGNHEADFNLNKEEVKDVRFISPENLDKEISEHPENFTEWFKIILEEYKHHF from the coding sequence ATGGAAGAATTTGTAGTTTTAGTAAATCCTGAAGATGAAGTTTTAGGGCTGATGGAAAAACAGCAGGCTCACATCAATGGCCTGCTACACCGTGCTTTTTCTGTATTTCTGTTCAACAGTAAAGGAGAGATGCTCCTTCAGAAAAGAGCTTCAGGAAAATACCATTCTCCCAATCAATGGACCAATGCAGTGTGTTCTCACCCAAGACATGGGGAAACTTATAAGGAAGGAGCAATACGCAGATTAAAGGAAGAACTCGGAATTGAGGCAGAACTTTCGGAAAAATTCAATTTTATTTATAAAGCAGATGTAGGTGGCGGCCTTTGGGAGCACGAACTGGATCATGTATTTGTGGGAAATCATGAAGCTGATTTCAATCTAAATAAAGAAGAAGTGAAAGATGTAAGGTTCATTTCCCCGGAAAATCTGGATAAAGAAATCTCAGAACATCCTGAAAACTTTACAGAATGGTTCAAAATCATCCTCGAAGAATATAAACACCATTTTTAA
- the gcvT gene encoding glycine cleavage system aminomethyltransferase GcvT yields the protein MKKTALYDKHVSLGAKIVPFAGFEMPVQYSGVTEEHFAVREKAGLFDVSHMGQFFIEGPGSKDLLQFVTTNNVDALENGKAQYSCLPNENGGIVDDLIVYKMEDDKYFVVVNASNIDKDWNHISKYNTFGAKMTNASDEMSLLAVQGPKATEILQKLTEVNLSEIPYYHFTVGSVAGENNVIISNTGYTGSGGFEIYFNNESAEKLWDAVMDAGKEEGIIPCGLAARDTLRLEKGFCLYGNDIDDTTSPIEAGLGWITKFDKDFVSKDTFAKQKEEGVTRKLVGFELTDKGVPRHDYPVVDAEGNVIGKVTSGTQSPMKKIGLGLAYVDKPHFKLGSEIFIQVRNKNIPAKVVKAPFV from the coding sequence ATGAAGAAAACAGCCTTGTACGACAAACATGTTTCTTTGGGAGCTAAGATCGTACCTTTCGCAGGTTTTGAAATGCCTGTTCAATATTCAGGGGTTACAGAAGAGCACTTTGCAGTAAGAGAAAAAGCAGGATTATTTGATGTTTCCCACATGGGACAGTTTTTCATCGAAGGGCCGGGTTCAAAAGACCTTTTACAGTTTGTAACTACCAATAATGTAGATGCACTTGAAAACGGAAAAGCTCAGTACTCTTGCCTTCCGAACGAAAACGGAGGAATTGTAGATGACCTTATCGTTTACAAAATGGAAGATGACAAATATTTCGTGGTTGTAAATGCATCCAACATTGACAAAGACTGGAATCATATTTCAAAATACAATACTTTCGGAGCTAAAATGACCAATGCTTCTGATGAGATGTCATTATTGGCAGTTCAGGGGCCTAAAGCTACTGAAATCCTTCAAAAGCTTACAGAGGTAAATCTTTCAGAAATTCCTTACTACCATTTCACAGTGGGAAGTGTTGCAGGAGAAAATAATGTGATTATTTCAAACACCGGATACACAGGAAGCGGTGGTTTTGAGATTTATTTCAATAACGAAAGTGCTGAAAAACTTTGGGATGCAGTAATGGATGCCGGTAAAGAAGAAGGAATCATTCCTTGTGGATTAGCTGCCAGAGACACTTTAAGATTAGAAAAAGGATTCTGTCTTTACGGAAATGATATTGATGATACTACTTCTCCTATTGAAGCTGGTTTAGGATGGATTACTAAGTTTGATAAAGACTTCGTTTCTAAAGATACTTTCGCAAAACAGAAAGAAGAAGGGGTTACAAGAAAATTAGTTGGTTTTGAGCTTACTGACAAAGGGGTTCCAAGACATGATTATCCTGTAGTAGATGCTGAAGGAAATGTGATTGGAAAAGTAACTTCGGGAACACAGTCTCCAATGAAAAAGATTGGTTTAGGTCTTGCTTATGTAGACAAGCCTCATTTCAAATTAGGATCTGAAATCTTTATTCAGGTAAGAAACAAGAACATTCCTGCAAAAGTGGTAAAAGCTCCTTTTGTATAA
- a CDS encoding arsenate reductase family protein: protein MKKVFYLNTCDTCRKILAQFDLTDWELREIKKEPITKEELAEMHKKTKSYEALFSKKSTQIKLRGLDVKSLTEKDFKELLLDHYTFLKRPVFITDKEIFVGNDKKNVEELQKFFRVN, encoded by the coding sequence ATGAAGAAAGTATTTTATCTCAACACCTGTGATACCTGTAGAAAAATTTTAGCCCAATTTGATCTTACAGACTGGGAACTTCGCGAAATCAAAAAAGAGCCGATTACCAAAGAAGAGCTGGCTGAAATGCATAAAAAAACAAAATCATACGAAGCGTTGTTCAGTAAAAAATCTACTCAGATCAAATTGAGAGGTCTGGATGTGAAATCTTTGACCGAGAAAGATTTTAAAGAACTATTGCTAGATCACTATACCTTCCTGAAAAGACCAGTATTTATTACTGATAAAGAGATTTTCGTAGGAAATGATAAGAAAAATGTTGAAGAGCTGCAGAAGTTCTTTAGAGTAAATTAA
- a CDS encoding NAD(P)H-hydrate dehydratase: MKIFTAEQIRDWDQFTISHEPVSSIQLMERASMAAAHWISEHCKNHKKLAVFCGNGNNGGDGLAVARILYLKGFDVDVFVGDSKRKFSEDALVNLKRLRDISGISVRKFDQIEHYNFDDKTIIIDALFGTGLSRPLEGEYKELVEQLNARKNIKISVDIPSGLPADEIFDNAPIILKSDYTLTFQCWKRAFLHPETGKYTGKVEVLDIDLSNTYADTTNVEYFVIDDQLIESIFKPRHEFSHKGSYGKAIIIGGSYGKIGAAVLATQSALKTGAGLTFTLAPECGYEILQTSCPEAMFIAGGKQFVTNFEVDKDFTCGIGPGLGTHSDTEKSFLGFLKNYTIPLILDADALNIISKDPENLELIPKKSILTPHPKEFERLFGSTENSFKRLELAREKAKEHNIYIVLKDHHTQVITPEGNVFYNITGNAGLAKGGSGDILTGILTSLSAQGYSEEETCILGVWLHGRSADLASERHSKESMLPTDVIGEFGNVFEELNRKVARSL, encoded by the coding sequence ATGAAAATTTTTACTGCAGAACAGATACGCGACTGGGATCAGTTTACGATTTCCCACGAGCCGGTTTCATCCATACAATTGATGGAAAGGGCTTCGATGGCAGCGGCGCATTGGATTTCGGAACATTGTAAAAATCATAAAAAGCTGGCTGTATTTTGTGGTAACGGAAATAATGGAGGAGATGGATTGGCAGTAGCAAGAATACTGTATCTGAAAGGTTTTGATGTAGATGTATTTGTAGGTGATTCCAAACGGAAATTTTCGGAAGACGCTTTGGTGAACCTGAAAAGGCTTCGTGATATATCAGGAATTTCGGTCAGAAAATTTGATCAGATTGAACACTATAATTTTGATGATAAAACAATCATTATTGATGCTCTCTTCGGAACAGGTTTATCCAGACCGTTGGAAGGTGAGTACAAAGAACTTGTTGAGCAATTGAACGCCAGAAAAAATATTAAAATATCCGTTGATATTCCGTCCGGATTGCCTGCTGATGAAATCTTTGATAACGCTCCCATTATTCTGAAATCTGATTATACCCTGACTTTTCAATGCTGGAAAAGAGCTTTTCTCCATCCTGAAACAGGAAAATATACCGGAAAAGTAGAAGTGCTGGATATTGATTTAAGCAATACCTATGCTGATACAACCAACGTGGAATACTTTGTTATTGATGATCAGCTGATAGAATCTATATTCAAGCCCAGACACGAGTTCTCTCATAAAGGAAGCTATGGGAAGGCCATTATCATAGGAGGAAGTTATGGGAAAATAGGAGCTGCTGTTCTTGCTACACAATCCGCCTTAAAAACAGGAGCTGGTCTGACATTCACTCTGGCACCGGAATGTGGATATGAGATACTGCAGACCTCATGTCCGGAAGCCATGTTTATAGCGGGAGGAAAACAGTTTGTAACAAACTTTGAGGTTGATAAAGACTTTACCTGTGGCATAGGACCCGGACTGGGAACTCATTCAGATACTGAAAAAAGTTTTCTGGGTTTTCTTAAAAACTATACAATTCCACTCATTCTTGATGCCGATGCATTAAATATTATTTCAAAAGATCCGGAAAATCTGGAATTAATACCCAAAAAATCAATCCTAACTCCTCATCCGAAAGAGTTTGAAAGACTTTTCGGAAGTACAGAAAATTCTTTTAAAAGACTTGAATTAGCCAGAGAAAAAGCAAAAGAACATAATATTTATATTGTATTGAAAGATCATCATACACAAGTCATAACTCCGGAGGGAAATGTATTTTACAATATAACTGGGAATGCAGGTCTTGCAAAAGGTGGCAGTGGAGATATCCTTACCGGAATTCTGACTTCCCTTTCAGCACAAGGATATTCTGAAGAAGAAACCTGTATTTTAGGAGTGTGGCTTCACGGAAGATCTGCCGATCTTGCTTCAGAAAGGCATTCAAAAGAATCTATGCTCCCTACGGATGTTATTGGTGAATTCGGAAATGTTTTTGAGGAGCTGAACAGGAAAGTTGCAAGGAGTTTGTAA
- a CDS encoding acyl-CoA thioesterase → MQNKPITFQFISEPSDVNYGGNVHGGSVMKWIDQAGYACATTWSGNYSVTVYVGGIRFYDPIKIGEVVKVDAQVIYTGTSSMHIAINVFSRNLKQPNFEKKTHCIIVFVAVDENGKKLPVPKWTPETNEEKQLEMYARRLMELRTQIEDEMKPFL, encoded by the coding sequence ATGCAGAACAAGCCTATTACTTTTCAGTTTATTTCAGAGCCTTCAGATGTTAATTACGGAGGAAATGTACATGGAGGAAGTGTTATGAAATGGATTGACCAGGCCGGTTATGCATGTGCAACTACCTGGAGTGGTAATTACTCTGTCACCGTTTATGTAGGCGGAATCCGTTTTTATGACCCCATCAAAATCGGGGAAGTAGTAAAAGTAGATGCTCAGGTAATTTATACAGGAACTTCAAGCATGCATATCGCCATCAATGTCTTTTCAAGAAACCTGAAACAGCCAAATTTTGAGAAAAAAACTCACTGTATCATCGTTTTTGTTGCCGTAGATGAAAATGGCAAAAAACTGCCTGTACCCAAGTGGACACCAGAAACAAACGAAGAAAAGCAACTGGAAATGTATGCAAGACGCCTGATGGAACTGAGAACGCAGATTGAGGATGAGATGAAACCTTTTTTGTAA
- a CDS encoding D-2-hydroxyacid dehydrogenase gives MKVLANDGLDQSGIDALTEKGFEVITTKVPQEFLVDYINEHKIRTLLVRSATQVRKDIIDGCPSIDIIGRGGVGMDNIDVDYAREKGIHVINTPSASSESVAELVFAHLFSGARFLQDSNRKMPLVGDTEFGSLKKAYAAGIELRGKTIGIVGMGRIGQEVARIALGLGMRVVAADNNVGKASIKVKFYNNQFINVDIETEPLQEVLKHSDFITLHVPAQKDGYMIGKNEFEIMKDGVAVVNCSRGGVIDEAALIQALDSGKVRFAGLDVFINEPTPSKDILNHPKISLTPHTGASTLEAQDRIGLSLAEQISSILQIQ, from the coding sequence ATGAAAGTTTTAGCAAACGACGGCCTGGATCAATCTGGAATAGACGCATTGACAGAAAAAGGCTTTGAAGTGATTACTACAAAAGTTCCACAGGAATTTTTGGTAGATTATATTAACGAGCACAAAATCCGTACTCTATTGGTGAGAAGTGCTACACAGGTAAGAAAAGATATTATTGACGGCTGCCCATCTATAGATATTATTGGAAGAGGTGGAGTAGGTATGGATAATATTGATGTGGATTATGCAAGAGAAAAGGGGATCCACGTGATCAATACTCCTTCTGCTTCTTCGGAATCGGTGGCTGAACTTGTTTTTGCTCATTTATTTTCCGGAGCAAGATTTCTTCAGGATTCCAACAGAAAAATGCCTCTGGTAGGTGATACTGAATTCGGAAGTCTTAAAAAAGCATATGCTGCCGGTATTGAACTGAGAGGAAAGACAATTGGTATCGTAGGAATGGGAAGAATCGGGCAGGAAGTGGCCAGAATTGCTTTAGGTCTTGGGATGAGAGTGGTTGCAGCTGATAATAATGTAGGAAAAGCAAGCATTAAAGTAAAGTTTTACAACAACCAGTTTATCAATGTTGATATAGAAACAGAACCATTACAGGAGGTTTTAAAACATTCAGACTTTATTACACTCCATGTTCCGGCTCAGAAAGACGGCTATATGATTGGCAAGAATGAATTTGAAATAATGAAAGACGGAGTAGCTGTTGTCAACTGTTCCAGAGGAGGAGTTATTGATGAAGCAGCTTTAATTCAGGCATTGGATTCCGGTAAAGTAAGATTTGCTGGATTGGATGTTTTCATTAATGAGCCAACACCTTCTAAAGATATCCTTAATCACCCTAAAATCTCTCTTACCCCTCACACGGGAGCTTCTACTCTTGAAGCACAGGACAGAATAGGACTTTCCCTGGCTGAACAGATTTCGAGTATTTTACAGATTCAATAG
- a CDS encoding phosphoheptose isomerase — protein MELEYIEHISPILKDGVKNYLIDIDGTITDDVPNEEPERMVTCEPYPDALETVNRWYDEGHQICFFTSRTENLKQITIDWLDKHGFKYHSVLCGKPRGGNYHWIDNHLVRATRYKGRFTDLVEKQVTIEVFKEDGE, from the coding sequence ATGGAATTAGAATACATTGAACACATTAGTCCTATTCTAAAGGATGGCGTAAAAAATTACTTAATAGATATCGACGGAACCATTACAGATGATGTTCCCAACGAAGAACCGGAAAGAATGGTTACCTGCGAACCTTATCCTGATGCATTGGAAACTGTCAACAGATGGTATGATGAAGGGCATCAGATCTGCTTTTTTACTTCAAGAACCGAAAATCTGAAACAAATCACCATAGACTGGCTGGATAAGCATGGTTTCAAATACCACAGCGTACTTTGCGGAAAACCAAGAGGGGGAAATTATCACTGGATAGACAATCACCTGGTAAGAGCTACAAGATACAAAGGAAGATTTACGGATTTGGTAGAAAAGCAAGTGACCATTGAAGTATTCAAAGAAGACGGCGAATAA